Below is a window of Fibrobacter sp. UWB11 DNA.
GCGACGATGCAGGGGACTTTTTGAAGTTCCAGCTTCTGCGCGGCGAGATAGCGTGTGTGTCCCGCGACGATTACGTTTTCCCTGTCGATGATGATGGGAACCTTGAAACCGAACTCGGAAATGCTCGCGGCCACCTTGTCAACTGCCGCCTCGTTGTTGCGCGGGTTATTCTCGTATGGCTTCAAAAGCCCGATTTCGACTTCCCGAATTTCCATAAAATTGAATCCTATGCAAAAGAATTGAATAGAATTTAATACATTTTTGAATAAAATGCAATAAATTTTGCATACAATTCAATTTTTCTTTGATTGTACCTTTACAAAATCGGCAAATAAACCTATCTTGATTAGGTAAAACGGGAGAATCCTATGCCAGCAAGGTGTCCGCATTGCGGAAAAATTCTTACGGACGCGGAAGTGCGTTCAATCCATTCGCAGATGATTGGGAGCCGTCCCAAGCCCACCAGCGCCGAGAACGGCAAGAAGGGCGGAAGGCCCAAGGGTGCGAAAAACAAGCCCAAGGAAAAAGAATAAGAAGCTATTTCTGCGCTTCCATCTTTCCCCTGATAAACGAAACATCGCTCTTTATGTCGGAAAGAGTCCCCTTGAGGATTTCCGATTCCCGTTCCACTTTTGATGTTCGCTGCTCGATAAGCTCAATGCGCGTTTCCATCTTGGCCATGGAAACGGCGTTCCTTTCCGAACCTTCGTTTACTTCGCTGTGGCTCTTGACGTAGGCTGTAGTCGCCGAAGCAAGCGCGATGAGCGCAAGGATGAGGGGCTTCAACATTTCGCGCCATTTGGCGCTGTCCTTTCTAGTTGTCATGCCATTCTACCTAATTCAAGGAAGTCCACACGGGGTAATTGTTCGAGTCCTTACCCCTGTAGATAAACTGTTTGCTGTTTCCGGGCTCAATCGATGCGATATGATGCGACCGCGTTGTATCGCTTGCCTGATAGACGATGATAGGGTGGTTTACGGGTGTTCCGCCTCCGTACTTGCCTGTATTGGTGACAAGTACGACTTCGCCGACTTCATGGCTGGTTGAGTTTAGCGTGAAATCATCGTTTCCTTCGTAGCCGTATGTTCCAGGGCAAACGGCAGTATAGTATTCAGACGGTATGCCGGATGTGCAGTGGCTTTCGCAGTTTGTCATGGAACGATACTGTCCCTGGCTCGCATCCCCGTCAGACTGTTCCAGCGGCGTGAAATTGAGAATAAGCTGGTCTGTGGAGAGCTTCTTTATAGTTGCCTGTCCGCTTATGGACAAGACCTGGGCGGAGATATACTGCGTCGTAAGCGCAATCATCGTAATCTTCGTCGTTCCGCCCGGTCCCTTGATTTCGAGGCCACTTGGCCCAAGCTCCGATGTATAGAGATTGTGCGTTGCGGTGCTTCCACTTTTGGCGATAAATTTTCCGCTAGAGGTAATATCTCCATCAAGATTGATGGAATGGTCTATCACAAGCTCGTTCGTGGAAGCATTGACGGAAAGTGTGACTGTATGATTGGAGTTCCTAAGCGTGAGCGAATAGGCGGAAAGAAAGGTCGTTGTCACCGCCTGTTTCCCTATTTCTGTAGAGCCACCCATGCCGGAAACAGTCACGCCGGAGGGAGTAATGGTTGTAGTGTCGGGGTGGTTTCCTATGCCGACGACGGTGATGTTCTTGAAAACGCTTTGCAGAAAGTCGCGCAGCTTTTCAAGTGTCAGTTTCCTATCCCTGTCGGAGTTCAGACCCTGTATGATGTAGAGAAGGTCGTTGAGGGTGAGATTGTCCGCATCTTCAAGCAGCGGCACCGTGGTAATGTTTTCTTCCAGTTCCATGAAACGCTCCTTGAATTAGACAGTGCTTGCGCCGAACGAGACGAAAGGAATCTTGCTCGCTGTGTTGAAAATGCCGTTCAGCGGGTCAACGAAATAAATCTTGTTGCCGACTGTCGTTTCCAGGTTCTGACGCAGCGTGTAGTCATACTGGTAGTTGTAATTGGTTCTGTCCTTGGCGGCAAGCTGGACTCCTACAGACCAAACTTGAACGATGTAGCGCGTGTTCCGCTTTATCGTCAAGGCGCCCTGCCTCATTTCAATCATGTCGAAAGTGCAGAGCTCCGTCGAGCTGTCGAAATCGACGCCGTAGTGACGCAGCCCCGTGTGTCCGAGCAGGTTTCCTTCCGTGTCGAAAACGCCGATGCAGAGGCAGGCGTTATTCGAAGCAAGCGTTCCTGCAAGCGCGATGGTGCATTTTGAAATGGAACCCTGGGCGTCCGATATTCTCATGCTCTGGTATATCTTGGCGTTGCAGTAGTCGAAAGTTTCGCCCTCAACGTCGCCCCAGACAAGTTCTTCTACGCCCTGCTTGAGCTGGTATGAACCGTAGTTGCTCGTTTCGCTGTCTATGTCCGATTCCGGCAGCGTCGCAAGTTTCGGGTCGCTTTCTCCCGTCAGGTTCACGCCTATTCGTAGAGTGCCGTTTAGGGGCGTGAGCGTGATTGCGTCACCATCGGGAACTAGAACATTGGCGAGAAAACCCGCCTCGTCGCCCTGCTGGACGCAGACCTTGTGGTCGCTTGCTCCGACTCCTTCCAGTTCACTCAAGGCAACCTTGTAGGTATGGCCAAGGATGCTTACTGCAAAGTACCCGCCCTGTTTGAGGGCTTCGAACGTGCTTGTGTCCAGCTCTAGGATGGTGGTATTTTCTTCTGCCATGGATTCTCCTATAAGACGATGCACTTGCCGTCTTCGGTCATTATCCGTTGCCCAGTTTCTGTCGTGAGGTAGTTGTTCTCGATTACGCTTTCCTCAAGCGCGACTGTCACAATCTTCTTTTGCGGATGCTGCACCGTCGCGAGGAATCTGTTTGAACCAGCCAGTTTCAATCCAGCAGCGGGGAGTGCGAGAACGCCAGCAGGCGCCAGCATTTGTAGCACTCGGCGTCGTAGTTGCCTACCACGCGGCGTATAGACGAAAAAGATGGCGGGACATTCGTCAAGGAAATGCGGGTTCGGGTCGCCCGAAAGGTCACGGGCGTTTTCGATGATGTTGTTCGGCGTCCCTGCGGAGTTCTTCTTGAAGGAAATCTTGAGACGCGCCTTGTACATTTCGTCCGTCTCGCCGGGTTGTCGCGGAATGTTGCGGAACTTTCCGATAAGGTCGAGCCATTCACCTTCCGCCTCGTCGATGTTCGCGAAGTTGGAAAGCCTGAACGCACTATCCTCCAAATCCTGAAAGCTGGAAAAGACCTTCCTCAAGAGCGAGAGAAGGTTTGTAGAGTCCCTGTACTGCGTGATTACAAGGTGCTGGATATGCTGCCATAAGTCCGTGATGTGCTGCATGGCGGTTTCCTAGCTTACAAGCGTGACCGTGATGTTTTCTGCCGTGATGGAAACAATCTTGTCTTCGTCTATGGGGATGCGTTCGTCTGTCCAGTGGCGCGGATTGTCCACGCTTGCGACCGTGACCGTGATGGACTCGATGCCCGGAACATCGTTGTAGATGGGGGCGCTGATTCTTTGCGGTATCAAGTCCTTTCCCGAAGTGTATTCCTTCTTGGCCCATTCGCAGACGACATTCTTTATGACCTGTTCATAGTCTGATGGCAGGGTTTCTTCGTCATAGACAGTAAAGTCAATGCGAACGAGGTAGGAAACGCCCTGGATGAAGCTGAACTGGACCTGTTGCAGGAAGCCGCTTACATCGCGTGCCTCGCCGCTGTTGTTTCCGTAGCTCTGTATGCCTGCGGGCTTGCAGTTCCAAATCTTTTGCGCAATAAAGTTCTGGACGGTGTGGGCGCGTGTGCTGTCGTCGAGAATTGCTTGCCAGTCCTTATCGGACGTGTCAATATCCTCGGTGCTGAAAGTGACTGGGACGAATACCACGAAAGAATGGGCGGGGATTCCGCCGACAGTCTCGTTCTTCGTGTTTTCCTTGAAGGTGATGCCGTCCGTGATGTTCTCCTTCAAGTAAGTCGTCATTCCGTCGGGAGTCGCCAACCCGTCGAAGGTCGCCGTCTCTATGCGCTGTCTTAGAGATTCGTCCGTCTCTCCCTCGTTTCGTGCAAGCCCCGCGATAGAGGCGAGCATATCCAGGAAAGTCCCCGTCGCCGTCGAAACGTCGATGTTCGCGCCGACAGTCTGAATCACCTGCGCAAGCTCCGTGTACATGTATGCAAGCAGGTCAACGAACATCCCGTCAGGAGAGGACGGCTCAAGGTTTATGGACGCACCAAACACTTCCGTAAAGCTGGTGGCAATGGCTTGACGGATTTCGCGGTAGCTCTTGATGGAGATACCCGATATAGAGTCCACAATGACTGCGTTTATCGCCATCGCTAGAAATCCCCGTTGATGGTGCTGCCGTCAACGCTCTGGACGCTGAATTTTCCCGTGAGGTTTCTTCCGTCTGTCGCGAGGTCAATCGCAATTACGGATTTTACGCCCTTGACAGCCTCGATTTTCTCTCGGATGATGCGCTGGGCTACATCAAGGTGCGAAATGGGTAAACCGGCTATCTTTTCAAGCCATGGAACGCCATGTTCGATGTTGGTGAACGCTTCCCCTTCTTCCGTCTTTAACAGGCAGAGAACAGCCTGCCGCACCTTTTTGGCGATGTTGCCGATACGGCAGATGTGGTCGCCATCAAGGAAAATGTCGTGGGAATTGTCAAGGGCCATTTCATTCATCAGCCCGTAAACTAGATACGAAAAAGGCGTTGCAGCTTGCAACGCCTAATTATCACAAAAGACACCTAAAAAGTATTAACGCATCTCGTCGTCAACCCATTCAATCTCTTGCTCTATTTCGGGAAGTTTCTTTCCTTCGAAGATTGGTTGTTCGAGAAATTCCCTAGCACATTCGTGCAAAGAGTCCTTGTATGTTTTCCAAAGATAGCCGTCCTTCTCATCGTTTGCAGGACCTTTTACAATGAAACAACACATAAAGTACTTATTAGGTTCTTCGGATTCATGCCAACCTTCGACAAAGTAAATTCTACCCTTGTACTTGAGGTACATTTCTTCGCCGTAATCAAGATTGTCGAGAAATTCGGTGTAATTACCATTTATCATATTTGGGTACTCCTACAAAGTATTTTGAATACTTTTCATAAATTTCTTTTGTCATTGGCGATGCGTAGTCACGGTTAAAATTAGGTTTAAATCGGTGTATATGAAGAACTGGTTTTCTGCTTGGGTCTATGTTTGGCTCAATATGGTATGCAATATCTAATAGAGCTTCAAAAAGTTAATTTTCGGCCAAAATAAGTGTAAAATTTTTGATACAA
It encodes the following:
- a CDS encoding DUF2612 domain-containing protein produces the protein MQHITDLWQHIQHLVITQYRDSTNLLSLLRKVFSSFQDLEDSAFRLSNFANIDEAEGEWLDLIGKFRNIPRQPGETDEMYKARLKISFKKNSAGTPNNIIENARDLSGDPNPHFLDECPAIFFVYTPRGRQLRRRVLQMLAPAGVLALPAAGLKLAGSNRFLATVQHPQKKIVTVALEESVIENNYLTTETGQRIMTEDGKCIVL